A region from the Onthophagus taurus isolate NC chromosome 8, IU_Otau_3.0, whole genome shotgun sequence genome encodes:
- the LOC139431294 gene encoding zinc finger BED domain-containing protein 5-like — protein MDKWLNLNKNGNDADDNATNSPQAGQSIEKQASNVRKRKYDESFLQFGFTFQNCKGNEQPLCLICNELLAPESMKPSKLKRHLESKHVSYVNKPKEYFERLYKSLNKEKKTFEKFMTVNEKYLLASYEVSYCIAKNKKPFTIGEDLVLPAAIKMVEILHGSKYGEDIRKIPLSNDTVSNRISDVNKDQLVQLITRIKESPKFSIQLDETTDITKLAQLLVYVRYVYKESVEEELLFCRPMKDHTTGKDIYCKVDEFLKTEGLEWKNCCGICTDGARAMTGKNIGFKSFFQAAHYDHITFTHCLIHREALAAKKNSTRIERCTSGCC, from the coding sequence ATGGATAAATGGCTGAACTTAAATAAGAATGGTAATGACGCAGATGATAATGCTACAAACTCTCCTCAGGCAGGACAAAGTATTGAAAAACAAGCATCTAATGtgcgaaaaagaaaatatgatgagtcttttcttcaatttggctttacatttcaaaattgtaagGGTAATGAACAACCTCTTTGTTTGATCTGCAATGAATTATTGGCCCCGGAGAGTATGAAaccatcaaaattaaaaagacatCTTGAATCAAAGCATGTTTCTTATGTCAATAAACCAAAAGAATATTTTGAAAGACTGtataaatctttaaataaagaaaaaaaaacctttgaaaaattcatgaccgttaatgaaaaatatttactagCGTCATATGAAGTTTCATACTGTattgctaaaaataaaaagccgTTCACCATTGGAGAAGATCTTGTATTACCTGCTGCTATTAAAATGGTAGAAATACTACATGGAAGTAAATATGGCGAAGATATTCGAAAAATTCCTTTGTCGAACGACACTGTCTCGAATAGAATTTCTGATGTCAACAAGGACCAATTAGTGCAACTTATTACAAGAATTAAAGAAAGcccaaaattttcaattcagTTGGACGAAACAACGGATATTACTAAATTGGCTCAGTTGTTAGTATATGTCAGGTACGTTTATAAAGAAAGCGTGGAGGAAGAATTGTTATTTTGTCGTCCTATGAAAGACCATACTACAGGGAAAGACATATATTGTAAAGttgacgaatttttaaaaactgaaGGTTTAGAATGGAAAAATTGCTGTGGAATATGCACAGATGGTGCAAGAGCGATGACGGGCAAAAATATtggttttaaatcattttttcaagCTGCTCATTATGATCATATAACTTTTACTCACTGCCTTATTCACCGAGAGGCCCTtgcagcaaaaaaaaatagcacCAGAATTGAACGATGTACTTCAGGATGCTGTTaa